A single region of the Streptomyces sp. NBC_00425 genome encodes:
- the rplW gene encoding 50S ribosomal protein L23, with protein MATRHPSIASKAAKAAKAARVAKAKRHEAEGKNTVVTAPSKAYTDPRDVLLKPVVSEKSYALLDENKYTFIVDPNANKTQIKQAVQAVFSVKVTGVNTINRIGKRKRTKTGFGQRAGTKRAIVTLAEGDRIDIFGGPTA; from the coding sequence ATGGCTACGCGTCACCCGAGCATCGCCTCCAAGGCGGCCAAGGCCGCCAAGGCCGCGCGCGTCGCCAAGGCGAAGCGCCACGAGGCCGAGGGCAAGAACACCGTCGTCACCGCGCCCAGCAAGGCGTACACGGACCCCCGTGACGTGCTGCTGAAGCCGGTCGTGTCGGAGAAGAGCTACGCGCTCCTCGACGAGAACAAGTACACGTTCATCGTCGACCCGAACGCCAACAAGACCCAGATCAAGCAGGCCGTCCAGGCGGTCTTCTCGGTCAAGGTCACCGGGGTCAACACGATCAACCGCATCGGCAAGCGCAAGCGCACCAAGACCGGTTTCGGTCAGCGCGCCGGCACGAAGCGCGCGATCGTGACCCTTGCTGAGGGCGACCGTATCGACATCTTCGGCGGTCCGACCGCCTGA